Proteins encoded in a region of the Dethiosulfovibrio russensis genome:
- a CDS encoding YeeE/YedE thiosulfate transporter family protein, whose protein sequence is MNIRDNKYYRLFLKTPWPYYAGAVILAVLNIAIFASSGKPWGVTSPFALWGTWIYETLGGSVDTWVYYAGSHGKALSKGLLANGGSIRNIGIIVGALLATLLASEFKIKKIKSLRQVVAAILGGLLMGYGARIAFGCNIGALFSGVASMALSGWIYLAFMFLGAFVGSKLLVKFFM, encoded by the coding sequence GTGAATATAAGGGATAACAAATACTACAGGCTTTTCCTTAAAACCCCTTGGCCTTATTACGCAGGTGCGGTTATCCTGGCGGTCCTCAATATCGCTATTTTCGCTTCATCCGGCAAACCTTGGGGAGTGACATCTCCTTTCGCCCTTTGGGGAACCTGGATCTACGAGACATTGGGAGGATCGGTCGATACATGGGTATACTACGCTGGTAGTCACGGAAAGGCGTTATCCAAGGGATTGTTGGCCAACGGAGGAAGCATCAGAAACATAGGTATAATCGTAGGAGCCCTCCTTGCGACATTGTTGGCATCGGAGTTCAAGATAAAGAAGATAAAGAGCCTGAGACAGGTGGTAGCCGCAATCCTAGGTGGTCTCCTCATGGGATACGGGGCCAGAATTGCCTTCGGATGTAATATAGGAGCCCTTTTCAGCGGGGTGGCCTCCATGGCCCTATCCGGATGGATCTATTTGGCGTTCATGTTTCTGGGGGCCTTCGTGGGCAGCAAACTGCTGGTGAAATTCTTCATGTGA
- a CDS encoding NAD(P)/FAD-dependent oxidoreductase codes for MVKKREDYDVVIIGAGSAGLTAGIYCGRARLNTLVIEQGLVGGLITSTQGLENYPGFPEGVGGEELMNLFYKQAKRFGCKFKLTGVKEVELTGTDKIVHTFRNEYHAKSVIIATGVKPKPIGCDGEAELIGKGISFCSTCDANNCIGKDVYVVGGGDSAVEEAMYLTKFANKVTLIHRRDQLRAAKSIQERAFECKCLDFVWDSVVKSIGGTDCVTSMVIENVKTKEQRTILPGEGTKDFIVFPYVGLTPKTQIFQGQIEMDQGFIKANEKMETSCPGVYVAGDVRTKTLRQVITAASDGAIAAVEAENYILTS; via the coding sequence ATGGTTAAGAAGAGAGAGGACTACGACGTAGTTATCATAGGGGCAGGGTCAGCGGGACTGACGGCAGGTATATACTGCGGAAGAGCCAGGCTCAACACCCTGGTAATAGAACAGGGATTGGTCGGCGGATTGATAACCTCCACACAGGGCCTAGAGAACTATCCTGGTTTTCCCGAAGGGGTCGGCGGAGAGGAATTGATGAACCTCTTTTACAAACAGGCCAAAAGGTTTGGATGCAAATTCAAGCTTACAGGAGTAAAAGAAGTCGAACTAACAGGGACGGATAAAATAGTCCACACCTTTAGGAACGAGTACCACGCCAAAAGCGTGATAATAGCCACAGGGGTAAAACCCAAACCAATCGGTTGCGACGGAGAAGCCGAACTCATAGGCAAGGGTATTTCCTTCTGTTCCACCTGCGACGCTAACAACTGCATCGGCAAGGACGTCTACGTCGTAGGCGGAGGAGACTCCGCTGTGGAGGAAGCCATGTACCTCACCAAGTTCGCCAACAAGGTGACTTTGATCCACAGAAGAGATCAGCTTAGAGCGGCTAAATCCATACAGGAGAGAGCCTTCGAATGCAAATGCCTCGACTTCGTATGGGATTCTGTCGTCAAATCCATCGGAGGCACGGACTGCGTGACATCCATGGTTATAGAAAACGTAAAGACCAAAGAACAGAGGACTATCCTCCCTGGAGAGGGAACGAAGGACTTTATCGTCTTCCCCTATGTAGGGCTGACGCCTAAGACCCAGATCTTCCAGGGCCAGATCGAGATGGACCAAGGCTTCATAAAAGCCAACGAAAAGATGGAGACATCCTGCCCGGGCGTGTACGTGGCAGGGGACGTCAGGACAAAGACCCTCCGGCAGGTCATCACAGCAGCCTCGGATGGCGCAATAGCAGCGGTGGAAGCGGAAAACTACATACTTACCAGTTGA
- a CDS encoding arsenate reductase ArsC produces the protein MRILFLCTGNSCRSQMAEGWTRHTWGDRYTAFSAGSAPHGLDPLAVKVMAEAGVDISGHRSKSVTEFFDSSMDLVITVCDKARGTCPVFPGDAETIHVGFEDPPALAREAQSEEEALGFYRRVRDEIKAFVEGLPEIVR, from the coding sequence ATGAGGATATTGTTTCTATGCACCGGGAATTCCTGTAGAAGTCAGATGGCGGAGGGTTGGACGAGGCACACATGGGGGGATCGATACACCGCCTTTTCCGCCGGATCGGCCCCTCATGGTCTGGATCCTCTGGCAGTAAAGGTAATGGCCGAGGCTGGAGTGGATATCTCCGGTCACCGATCCAAGAGCGTTACAGAGTTTTTCGATTCGTCCATGGACCTGGTTATAACCGTTTGCGACAAGGCCAGAGGCACCTGTCCGGTCTTTCCCGGCGATGCCGAGACGATTCACGTGGGATTCGAGGATCCTCCGGCATTGGCAAGAGAGGCCCAGAGCGAGGAGGAGGCGTTGGGTTTTTACCGAAGGGTTCGAGACGAGATCAAGGCCTTCGTGGAGGGCTTGCCCGAAATTGTAAGATGA